In Rhodobacter sp. 24-YEA-8, the following are encoded in one genomic region:
- a CDS encoding helix-turn-helix transcriptional regulator, which yields MAESSTGREPGVDLAPEDWFSADVATFGDRLAGAREAAGLSQEDLAQRLGVRLTTLQAWEDDMAEPRGNRLSTLAGMLNVSLAWLLTAEGDGLGLPEAEAMPAALSDALADLTRLRAKAAGLVQEIATVEKRLRQALRQE from the coding sequence ATGGCGGAAAGCAGCACAGGACGTGAGCCGGGCGTGGATCTGGCACCCGAGGACTGGTTCTCGGCGGATGTGGCGACCTTTGGCGACCGGCTTGCCGGTGCGCGTGAGGCGGCCGGGCTGAGCCAGGAAGATCTGGCGCAGCGGCTGGGGGTGCGGCTGACAACGCTGCAGGCCTGGGAAGACGATATGGCAGAGCCGAGGGGCAACCGGCTTTCGACGCTGGCGGGGATGCTGAATGTCTCGCTCGCCTGGCTCCTGACGGCCGAAGGCGACGGGCTGGGCCTGCCGGAGGCAGAGGCTATGCCGGCAGCGCTGAGCGATGCCCTGGCCGACCTGACGCGGCTCAGGGCAAAGGCGGCGGGGCTTGTGCAGGAGATCGCAACGGTGGAAAAGCGGCTCAGACAGGCTTTGCGGCAGGAGTGA
- a CDS encoding Gfo/Idh/MocA family protein, with the protein MVVKVLVVGAGSIGRRHHDNLQTLGAVASLRGWRGYGAAGLQADLRDHDAVVVATATDIRKEVICAAADQGLPVYVEKPLSFTTEEVELISTCTAPVAERSMVGYMMRWHPAFRELARRDLSDIFRFSFAIGHDVTQWRQNWSFAESYAAQEKGGGVLLDLCHELDMAQCLFPGLQPDEVLSQGHADYPGVDLASFVTLRQREGEAAGSVAMDYLTPRLHRRTVLHGTRQSFDFDFAAQIYRIQDRAGERVLDLPLERNAMFLDAMRAFLALVAGQSPDPVERLPRLDRVIASAKLISEAWQNRRFIGLIDKELT; encoded by the coding sequence ATGGTGGTGAAGGTTCTGGTGGTGGGTGCGGGCTCGATCGGGCGGCGCCATCATGACAACCTGCAGACGCTTGGGGCGGTGGCGAGCCTGCGCGGCTGGAGAGGATACGGCGCGGCCGGATTGCAGGCGGATCTGCGCGACCATGATGCGGTGGTGGTGGCGACCGCGACCGATATCCGAAAGGAAGTGATCTGTGCGGCGGCGGACCAGGGTCTGCCGGTCTATGTAGAAAAACCGCTGTCCTTTACGACAGAAGAAGTGGAGCTGATCAGCACCTGCACTGCGCCGGTCGCAGAGCGGTCAATGGTTGGCTATATGATGCGCTGGCATCCGGCGTTTCGCGAACTCGCGCGCCGCGATCTGTCGGATATTTTTCGGTTTTCCTTTGCGATTGGCCATGATGTCACCCAATGGCGGCAGAACTGGTCCTTTGCGGAAAGCTATGCCGCGCAGGAGAAAGGCGGCGGTGTGCTGCTGGATCTGTGCCATGAGCTTGATATGGCGCAATGCCTGTTCCCCGGGCTGCAGCCAGACGAGGTGCTGTCACAGGGCCATGCCGATTACCCGGGTGTTGATCTGGCGAGTTTCGTAACACTCCGCCAGCGCGAGGGAGAGGCGGCGGGCTCGGTCGCAATGGATTACCTGACGCCGCGCCTGCATCGGCGGACGGTGTTGCACGGCACCCGCCAGAGCTTTGATTTTGATTTCGCGGCCCAGATCTACCGGATCCAGGACCGGGCGGGCGAGCGGGTGCTTGACCTGCCGCTGGAGCGCAATGCGATGTTCCTGGATGCGATGCGGGCCTTTCTGGCGCTGGTGGCCGGGCAAAGCCCCGATCCGGTCGAACGGCTGCCACGGCTGGATCGCGTCATCGCATCAGCGAAACTCATCAGCGAGGCCTGGCAGAATCGCCGGTTCATTGGCCTGATCGATAAGGAGCTCACATGA
- a CDS encoding SDR family NAD(P)-dependent oxidoreductase, which translates to MADQLKGRTVFITGSGGVLGSTYVRRMLAEGARVVSSDLAGHRAEALKEAHAGNENFRFYDLDVSDEDQVVTIFKRIEKDGWEPNVVLNNAAITGELLMGAGKGFPDFADLEVADWEKTMRTNLTAPFMIARQMDRDIVGRRPCTLVNVASMYALNGAHHRIYDGMPFKNFSAYGVSKAGVHGLTVWLAGYWAGRGATVNTIAPGAVFNGHSEEFQKRVGELIMLDRMAKPDEIADAMLFLASPQSGYITGQLINVDGGFSGW; encoded by the coding sequence ATGGCTGATCAACTGAAAGGCCGCACGGTTTTCATCACCGGATCGGGCGGCGTGCTCGGCAGCACCTATGTGCGCCGCATGCTGGCCGAAGGCGCGCGGGTGGTAAGTTCCGACCTTGCCGGGCACCGGGCCGAGGCGCTGAAAGAGGCCCATGCCGGAAACGAGAATTTCCGCTTTTACGACCTTGATGTGTCGGATGAAGATCAGGTCGTAACCATCTTCAAGCGCATCGAAAAAGACGGATGGGAACCCAATGTCGTTCTCAACAATGCCGCCATTACCGGCGAGCTGTTGATGGGCGCCGGCAAGGGGTTCCCCGATTTCGCCGATCTCGAGGTGGCGGATTGGGAAAAGACCATGCGCACCAATCTGACCGCGCCTTTCATGATCGCGCGGCAGATGGATCGTGACATTGTCGGGCGTCGCCCCTGCACACTGGTCAATGTCGCCTCGATGTATGCGCTGAACGGCGCGCATCACCGGATCTATGACGGGATGCCCTTCAAGAATTTCTCGGCCTACGGCGTCTCGAAAGCCGGGGTGCATGGGCTGACGGTCTGGCTTGCCGGCTATTGGGCCGGGCGTGGCGCGACCGTGAACACCATCGCGCCGGGCGCGGTGTTCAATGGCCATTCCGAGGAATTCCAGAAACGCGTGGGTGAGCTGATCATGCTCGACCGTATGGCAAAACCCGATGAGATTGCCGATGCGATGCTGTTCCTTGCAAGCCCGCAATCCGGCTATATCACCGGGCAGCTGATCAATGTGGATGGCGGTTTCTCGGGCTGGTAA
- a CDS encoding pyridoxal phosphate-dependent aminotransferase translates to MAFLSDTLARVKPSATIAVTNKARELAAAGKDVIGLGAGEPDFDTPEHIRDAAKRAIDAGKTRYTAVDGIPELKAAICAKFLRENGLTYTPNQVTVGTGGKQILFNALIATLNKGDEVIIPAPYWVSYPDMVQLAGGTPVEVVATLENNFRITPAQLEAAITPKTKWLIFNSPSNPTGAGYSREELKGLTDVLMRHPHVWVMSDDMYEHLVFDDFEFTTPAQIEPGLYDRTLTCNGVSKAYAMTGWRIGYAAGPVALIRAMGTIQSQSTSNTCSVSQWAALEALSGPQDFLADWRRVFQGRRDLVVSMLNKATGITCPKPEGAFYVYPDISGCIGKATPAGVVITNDEVFATALLEETGVAVVFGSAFGLSPNFRVSYATSDEVLRDACARIQNFCASLV, encoded by the coding sequence ATGGCCTTTCTGTCCGATACGCTTGCCCGCGTGAAACCCTCGGCCACGATCGCGGTCACAAACAAAGCGCGAGAACTGGCGGCAGCCGGCAAGGATGTGATCGGCCTTGGCGCCGGCGAGCCGGATTTCGACACGCCGGAGCATATCCGCGATGCCGCAAAGCGCGCGATTGATGCGGGCAAGACCCGCTATACCGCCGTTGATGGCATCCCCGAACTCAAGGCCGCGATCTGCGCGAAATTCCTGCGCGAGAACGGCCTTACCTATACGCCGAACCAGGTGACGGTGGGCACCGGTGGCAAGCAGATCCTCTTCAACGCGCTGATTGCCACGCTGAACAAAGGCGATGAGGTGATCATCCCGGCGCCTTACTGGGTGAGCTATCCGGATATGGTCCAGCTCGCCGGTGGCACCCCGGTCGAAGTGGTGGCGACGCTTGAGAATAATTTCCGCATCACCCCCGCACAGCTTGAAGCTGCGATCACGCCAAAGACCAAATGGCTGATCTTCAACTCGCCCTCGAACCCGACCGGTGCGGGCTATTCGCGCGAAGAGCTGAAGGGCCTGACCGATGTCCTGATGCGCCACCCGCATGTGTGGGTGATGTCGGATGACATGTATGAACATCTGGTGTTCGACGATTTCGAATTCACCACCCCGGCCCAGATCGAGCCGGGGCTTTATGACCGCACCCTGACCTGCAATGGCGTCTCGAAGGCCTATGCGATGACCGGCTGGCGGATCGGCTATGCGGCAGGCCCCGTGGCGCTGATCAGGGCGATGGGAACGATCCAGTCGCAATCGACCTCGAACACCTGCTCGGTCAGCCAATGGGCCGCGCTGGAGGCGCTGAGCGGGCCGCAGGACTTCCTCGCCGACTGGCGCCGCGTGTTCCAGGGGCGCCGCGACCTGGTGGTTTCGATGCTGAACAAGGCGACCGGCATCACCTGCCCGAAACCGGAAGGCGCCTTCTATGTCTATCCGGACATCTCTGGCTGTATCGGCAAGGCGACACCCGCAGGCGTGGTGATCACCAATGACGAGGTCTTTGCGACGGCGCTTCTGGAAGAGACCGGGGTTGCGGTCGTCTTTGGATCGGCCTTCGGCCTCAGCCCGAATTTCCGCGTGAGCTATGCCACTTCGGACGAGGTGCTGCGCGATGCCTGTGCCCGGATCCAGAACTTCTGCGCGAGCCTTGTCTGA
- a CDS encoding MarR family winged helix-turn-helix transcriptional regulator, which yields MSLHQSVLDGSQKAFLSCYLDNLGLVERLHRLLLDVIKDEFERLRVLEVNPVQALLLFNIGENEVTAGELKSRGYYQGSNVSYNLKKLVDLGYMHHQRSEIDRRSVRVRLTEKGRILRHQVSDLFLRHAEGLEKRGVIDVSGMDEINTSLRRMERFWTEQIRYIY from the coding sequence ATGTCTCTCCATCAATCCGTCCTCGATGGATCGCAGAAAGCGTTCCTCTCCTGCTATCTCGACAATCTGGGCCTGGTAGAACGCCTGCACAGATTGCTGCTTGATGTCATCAAGGACGAGTTCGAGCGCCTGCGCGTGCTGGAGGTCAACCCGGTCCAGGCCCTGCTCCTGTTCAACATCGGCGAAAATGAGGTGACCGCGGGCGAGCTGAAAAGCCGCGGTTACTATCAGGGCTCGAATGTCAGCTACAATCTCAAAAAGCTGGTCGATCTTGGCTACATGCACCATCAGCGGTCAGAGATCGACCGCCGTTCGGTGCGGGTGCGGCTGACGGAAAAGGGCCGGATCCTGCGCCATCAGGTCTCGGATCTGTTTCTGCGCCATGCCGAAGGCCTCGAAAAACGCGGCGTGATCGATGTCAGCGGCATGGATGAGATCAATACTTCGCTGCGTCGGATGGAGCGATTCTGGACCGAACAGATCCGCTATATCTACTGA
- a CDS encoding N-acetylneuraminate synthase family protein, whose amino-acid sequence MTRSITIAGREIGPAHPPLVIAEIGINHGGDLDVAKEMVRLAAGAGCEMIKHQTHILEDEMTEEAKQIFPPNADVSIWEVMARCALSQSDEAELKRYTESLGMIWISTPFSRAAADFLETLDVPAYKIGSGEADNLPLIRHIAKKGKPVIMSTGMQTIDTIRASVDILDASGVPYALLECTNLYPSPPEIVSLRGVTELKDAFPNAVVGFSDHSIGPEMALASVALGATILERHYTDSRYRKGPDIINSMDPAELRFLVDRSKEIWIAANNPKQRSAPEEDVYRFARGSVVADRDLPEGHVIHEIDIWARRPGSGEIPAYEFDKLIGKRLTRAVTRNTQLKWSDLA is encoded by the coding sequence ATGACCCGTTCCATCACCATTGCCGGCCGCGAGATCGGCCCCGCCCATCCGCCGCTGGTCATCGCCGAAATCGGCATCAATCACGGCGGCGATCTGGATGTCGCGAAAGAGATGGTGCGCCTTGCCGCCGGGGCCGGCTGCGAGATGATCAAGCATCAGACCCATATCCTTGAAGACGAGATGACGGAGGAGGCAAAGCAGATCTTTCCGCCGAATGCCGATGTCTCTATCTGGGAGGTGATGGCGCGCTGTGCTCTGAGCCAGAGCGACGAGGCCGAGCTGAAACGCTATACTGAAAGTCTCGGGATGATCTGGATCTCGACGCCGTTTTCGCGCGCGGCGGCCGATTTCCTCGAAACCCTCGACGTGCCGGCCTATAAGATCGGGTCTGGAGAGGCTGATAACCTGCCGCTCATTCGCCATATCGCGAAAAAGGGCAAGCCGGTGATCATGTCGACCGGCATGCAGACCATCGACACGATCCGCGCGAGCGTGGATATTCTCGATGCCTCGGGCGTGCCCTATGCACTGCTGGAATGCACCAATCTTTACCCGAGCCCGCCAGAGATCGTATCCCTGCGCGGGGTGACCGAGCTGAAGGACGCCTTTCCGAACGCGGTTGTCGGCTTTTCCGACCATTCCATCGGGCCGGAAATGGCGCTGGCCTCGGTCGCGCTTGGTGCCACGATCCTTGAGCGCCACTATACGGACTCGCGCTACCGCAAAGGCCCGGACATCATCAATTCGATGGACCCGGCCGAGCTGCGTTTCCTGGTAGACCGTTCGAAAGAGATCTGGATCGCGGCGAATAACCCGAAACAACGCTCGGCGCCGGAAGAGGATGTCTACCGTTTCGCGCGCGGCTCGGTCGTGGCGGATCGTGACCTGCCGGAAGGCCATGTGATCCATGAAATCGATATCTGGGCGCGGCGCCCTGGCTCGGGTGAGATCCCGGCCTATGAGTTCGACAAGCTGATCGGCAAGCGTCTGACACGCGCGGTCACGCGCAATACCCAGCTGAAATGGAGCGATCTGGCGTGA
- a CDS encoding 2Fe-2S iron-sulfur cluster-binding protein, with translation MAKITYIEFGGKQHEVEVASGLTVMEGARDNGIPGIEADCGGACACSTCHVYVDPAWVDKIPAKDAMEEDMLDFAWNPDPLRSRLTCQLKVTPAMDGLIVHMPEKQI, from the coding sequence ATGGCGAAGATCACCTATATAGAATTTGGCGGCAAACAGCATGAGGTCGAGGTCGCCTCTGGTCTGACGGTCATGGAAGGGGCCCGCGACAACGGTATTCCCGGCATCGAGGCCGATTGCGGTGGCGCATGCGCCTGCTCGACCTGCCATGTCTATGTCGATCCTGCCTGGGTGGATAAGATCCCGGCCAAGGATGCGATGGAGGAGGATATGCTGGATTTCGCCTGGAATCCGGATCCGCTGCGGTCGCGCCTGACCTGCCAGCTGAAGGTTACGCCGGCAATGGATGGGCTGATCGTGCATATGCCCGAGAAGCAGATCTGA
- the thpR gene encoding RNA 2',3'-cyclic phosphodiesterase, giving the protein MRVFIGLEMPESVREALVLQQFLLPLQRRVAAEDMHLTLLFCEDLADDLADALHVALSDLHLPGFALSLAGLGLFGGTKPHSAWAGVAPSAPLAALQAAVEAAGRRAGLDLPHRRFMPHVTLGRFSRPDPATLMRLERGVAAGAGFASDEWHVDEIVLWQSVLTAGGPRYSALARYPFAQHRRPPRDP; this is encoded by the coding sequence ATGCGGGTATTCATCGGGCTGGAAATGCCGGAATCTGTGCGCGAGGCGCTTGTCCTGCAGCAATTCCTTCTGCCGCTGCAGCGCAGGGTTGCGGCAGAGGACATGCATCTGACGCTGCTCTTTTGTGAGGATCTCGCCGATGACCTCGCGGATGCATTGCATGTCGCGCTGTCCGATCTGCATCTGCCGGGCTTTGCGCTGTCGCTGGCGGGGCTCGGGCTTTTTGGCGGCACGAAACCCCACAGCGCCTGGGCCGGGGTTGCGCCCTCGGCGCCGCTTGCCGCACTGCAGGCTGCGGTCGAGGCCGCCGGGCGGCGCGCGGGGCTTGATCTTCCGCATCGCCGTTTCATGCCACATGTGACGCTGGGTCGTTTCAGCCGCCCCGATCCCGCCACGCTGATGCGGCTGGAACGCGGCGTCGCGGCCGGGGCGGGCTTTGCCAGCGACGAATGGCATGTCGATGAGATTGTGCTCTGGCAAAGTGTGCTGACCGCGGGCGGCCCCCGCTATAGCGCGCTTGCCCGCTATCCGTTTGCGCAGCATCGCCGCCCGCCGCGCGATCCCTGA
- the neuC gene encoding UDP-N-acetylglucosamine 2-epimerase, producing the protein MTSVPRRILFLTGTRADFGKLEPLAAAAREAGHEVTFFVTGMHMMTRYGLTAHEVRRQPGIATHEFLNQRPGDPQDIVLAKTVTGFSDFVTESRPDLIVLHGDRIEAMAGALVSATNYIRSAHIEGGEVSGTIDEVFRHCNTKLCTHHFVSSETAKRRVMALGEPEDVIHVIGSPELDFHARASGVTLDEVRARYAIPFEEYGIATFHPVTSEQATMGAQAEALFAALVESQRDFVVIAPNNDPGSEAIFRVLDSLPKARFRVLPSMRFAHFSELMRNAACIVGNSSAGVREAPFLGVPSLDVGTRQTNRSDAASVTAVSAFDRAAILGFLTTAWGNKAPRDAGFGEGAAADRFVEVLADPAFWDRPLQKAFHD; encoded by the coding sequence GTGACGTCGGTGCCGCGCAGGATCCTCTTCCTCACCGGCACCCGCGCCGATTTCGGCAAGCTGGAGCCGCTTGCGGCGGCGGCGCGTGAGGCGGGGCATGAGGTCACGTTTTTCGTGACCGGCATGCATATGATGACCCGCTACGGGCTGACCGCGCATGAGGTGCGCCGCCAGCCCGGTATTGCGACGCATGAATTTCTGAACCAGCGCCCCGGCGATCCGCAGGATATCGTGCTGGCGAAAACCGTCACCGGCTTTTCGGATTTTGTCACCGAAAGCCGCCCGGATCTGATCGTCCTCCATGGCGACCGGATCGAGGCCATGGCGGGCGCGCTGGTTTCGGCCACGAATTACATCCGCTCGGCCCATATCGAGGGGGGCGAGGTTTCCGGGACCATCGACGAGGTGTTCCGCCACTGTAATACCAAGCTTTGCACCCATCATTTCGTGTCATCCGAGACCGCGAAACGCCGGGTGATGGCGCTTGGTGAGCCCGAGGATGTGATCCATGTGATCGGCTCGCCGGAACTCGATTTCCACGCGCGCGCCTCGGGCGTGACGCTGGACGAGGTGCGGGCACGCTACGCGATCCCCTTCGAGGAATACGGTATCGCGACCTTCCATCCGGTGACCTCGGAGCAGGCGACGATGGGCGCCCAGGCCGAGGCGCTCTTCGCGGCTCTGGTCGAGAGCCAGCGCGATTTCGTGGTGATTGCGCCGAATAACGACCCGGGGTCCGAGGCGATTTTCCGGGTGCTCGACAGCCTGCCGAAGGCGCGGTTCCGGGTGCTGCCCTCGATGCGTTTCGCGCATTTTTCCGAACTGATGCGCAATGCCGCCTGTATCGTCGGAAATTCCTCGGCCGGGGTGCGCGAGGCGCCGTTTCTGGGCGTGCCTTCGCTCGATGTCGGCACGCGGCAGACCAACCGGTCAGATGCGGCCTCGGTCACGGCGGTGTCGGCCTTTGACCGCGCGGCGATCCTTGGCTTCCTCACCACGGCCTGGGGGAACAAAGCGCCCCGCGATGCCGGTTTTGGCGAAGGCGCTGCGGCGGATCGTTTTGTCGAAGTGCTGGCCGACCCCGCCTTCTGGGACCGGCCTTTGCAAAAGGCGTTTCACGACTGA
- a CDS encoding bleomycin resistance protein, translating into MSHDRITANLPSRDMRATAEFYARLGFATRYFSEGWMILGRGALELEFFTWPDFDPAQSSFSACIRLDDPDALLGEWQKLGLPAEGIPRLTGFFRPDGAPRMFALIDPEGSLLRVIDNRD; encoded by the coding sequence ATGTCGCATGACCGGATCACTGCCAATCTGCCGTCGCGCGACATGCGGGCGACGGCAGAATTCTATGCCCGGCTCGGCTTTGCCACGCGCTATTTCAGCGAGGGCTGGATGATCCTCGGACGCGGCGCGCTGGAGCTGGAGTTTTTCACCTGGCCCGATTTTGATCCGGCACAGAGCAGTTTCTCGGCCTGTATCCGGCTGGATGACCCGGATGCTTTGCTTGGGGAATGGCAAAAGCTCGGCCTCCCCGCCGAGGGGATCCCGCGCCTCACCGGGTTTTTCCGCCCGGATGGTGCGCCGCGAATGTTCGCGCTGATTGATCCGGAGGGATCTTTGCTGCGGGTGATCGACAATCGTGACTGA
- a CDS encoding cytidylyltransferase domain-containing protein — translation MILGHIGARKGSKGVPRKNFREICGKPLIDWSLDQLFAHPGVDAVVVSTDDEEIYDHAVAKGALQIGLRPAHLATDQAGKWGVWAHALDASQALLDRPVTAFLDLDCTSPLRLPEDITGALDLFASERPDMVMSCCEARKNPYFNLVEPDATGALHVSKPLPGGVVARQQAPVVYEHAASTYVVAPDYLHRSKGLWEGRVIPYLMPPERCVDIDSPFDFRLVEFLLKEAQEGAHHG, via the coding sequence ATGATTTTGGGTCATATCGGCGCGCGCAAAGGGTCCAAGGGCGTGCCGCGCAAGAATTTCCGTGAAATCTGCGGCAAGCCGCTGATCGACTGGTCGCTGGATCAGCTTTTCGCGCATCCCGGCGTCGATGCCGTTGTGGTCTCGACCGATGATGAAGAGATCTATGACCATGCCGTGGCAAAGGGCGCGCTGCAAATCGGGCTGCGGCCTGCGCATCTGGCGACCGATCAGGCGGGGAAATGGGGGGTCTGGGCGCATGCGCTTGATGCTTCGCAGGCTTTGCTTGACCGCCCGGTGACCGCGTTTCTCGACCTTGACTGCACCTCGCCTTTGCGGCTGCCCGAGGATATCACCGGCGCGCTGGATCTCTTTGCGAGTGAGAGGCCGGACATGGTCATGTCCTGCTGCGAGGCGCGCAAGAACCCCTATTTCAACCTTGTGGAACCCGATGCGACCGGCGCATTGCATGTCTCAAAACCCCTGCCCGGCGGCGTGGTCGCGCGTCAGCAGGCGCCGGTGGTCTATGAACATGCGGCCTCGACCTATGTCGTTGCGCCCGATTACCTGCATCGCTCGAAAGGGCTCTGGGAGGGGCGCGTGATCCCTTACCTCATGCCGCCCGAGCGCTGCGTCGATATCGACAGCCCGTTCGATTTCCGGCTGGTCGAATTTTTGCTGAAAGAAGCACAGGAAGGGGCGCATCATGGCTGA
- a CDS encoding NUDIX hydrolase yields the protein MDVRVQLAALCWNESKDGTRILLITSRDTGRWVLPKGWPMADRSHADAALTEAWEEAGVTGATDGFPVGNYSYDKVLCRDTDLALRCDVEVYPVRVASLARKYPEYRQRRRKWFSPEKAARKVDEPDLQQLILAFAAGNAKQTGAEESGSVQGVARV from the coding sequence TTGGATGTCAGGGTTCAGCTTGCGGCATTGTGCTGGAATGAAAGCAAGGACGGGACGCGGATCCTTTTGATCACCAGCCGTGACACCGGCCGCTGGGTGCTGCCCAAAGGCTGGCCGATGGCGGATCGCAGCCATGCCGATGCGGCGCTGACCGAGGCCTGGGAAGAGGCCGGGGTGACCGGGGCAACCGACGGGTTTCCGGTCGGAAATTACAGCTATGACAAGGTTCTGTGCCGCGACACCGATCTGGCGCTGCGCTGCGATGTCGAAGTCTATCCGGTACGGGTCGCCAGCCTTGCCCGCAAATATCCCGAATATCGTCAGCGCCGCCGCAAATGGTTCAGCCCGGAAAAAGCGGCCCGCAAGGTTGACGAGCCGGATCTGCAACAGCTGATCCTTGCCTTCGCGGCAGGCAATGCAAAACAGACCGGCGCAGAGGAAAGCGGTTCAGTGCAGGGCGTGGCCAGGGTCTGA
- a CDS encoding succinate dehydrogenase assembly factor 2: MVAKEGAVPGESHDARLRRMRMRSWRRGIKEMDLVFGPFADAGLAALTAEELDLYDRLLSENDQDLLTWVLGTVAAPDWTAPLLPRIADFAGARLAR; the protein is encoded by the coding sequence ATGGTTGCGAAAGAGGGGGCGGTGCCGGGGGAAAGCCATGACGCCCGGCTCCGCCGGATGCGGATGCGCAGTTGGCGCCGTGGCATCAAAGAGATGGACCTTGTCTTCGGCCCCTTTGCCGATGCCGGGCTGGCGGCGCTGACGGCGGAAGAACTGGATCTTTATGACCGGCTTTTATCCGAGAATGATCAGGACCTGCTGACCTGGGTTCTGGGCACGGTTGCCGCCCCGGACTGGACAGCGCCTTTGCTGCCCCGGATCGCGGATTTCGCCGGGGCGCGGCTCGCGCGCTGA
- a CDS encoding DUF1178 family protein, whose protein sequence is MIRYTLQCEAGHGFESWFADGQAFDNLSRAGHLACPVCGSARVEKALMTPSLGPARKAAPTGELPASATPEASPAASPPPSRAEIENALAVLRREVEKNSEYVGVNFASEARRIHDGDAPERSIYGEARPEEARKLLEDGVRVMPLPFLPRRKAN, encoded by the coding sequence ATGATCCGCTACACGCTGCAATGCGAAGCAGGCCATGGGTTTGAGAGCTGGTTTGCCGATGGCCAGGCCTTTGACAACCTTTCGCGCGCCGGCCACCTCGCCTGCCCGGTCTGTGGCAGCGCGCGTGTTGAAAAGGCGCTGATGACGCCCTCGCTCGGTCCCGCCCGCAAGGCGGCACCCACCGGGGAATTGCCGGCTTCGGCCACGCCGGAAGCCTCCCCTGCTGCGTCACCGCCCCCCTCGCGCGCCGAGATCGAGAATGCCCTGGCTGTTTTGCGCCGCGAGGTTGAAAAGAACTCGGAATATGTCGGCGTGAACTTCGCATCCGAGGCGCGCCGCATCCATGACGGCGATGCACCCGAGCGCTCGATCTATGGCGAGGCGAGGCCGGAAGAGGCACGGAAACTGCTCGAAGACGGCGTGCGTGTGATGCCTTTACCCTTCCTGCCGCGCCGCAAGGCCAACTGA
- a CDS encoding peptidoglycan-binding protein, whose product MTPSDLPCLAAPHQGFARDRTNAYRKRHLACFIPFVLILAACTGAGIPKGPTRADFSAELVDLKGKPGPPKGPKGACWQSDIRPAVIETVTEQVLISPETRDEAGTLLTPARFASEARQRIVSDRSTVWFRVPCPEVMTPEFIATLQRALKARGLYLLPLTGVTDAPTRKALRSWQQSRGLDSDHLSLAAARELGLVVGDF is encoded by the coding sequence ATGACCCCCTCTGACCTGCCCTGCCTCGCTGCGCCGCATCAGGGGTTCGCCCGTGACAGGACAAACGCATATCGCAAGCGGCATCTCGCCTGCTTTATCCCTTTCGTGCTGATCCTCGCCGCCTGCACCGGCGCGGGCATTCCTAAAGGCCCGACCCGCGCTGATTTCTCGGCCGAGCTGGTGGATCTGAAGGGAAAACCCGGTCCGCCCAAGGGGCCGAAGGGCGCCTGCTGGCAATCCGACATCCGCCCGGCCGTCATCGAGACGGTCACGGAACAGGTGCTGATCTCACCCGAGACCCGGGATGAGGCCGGTACGCTCCTCACTCCGGCACGCTTTGCGTCTGAGGCCCGGCAGCGCATTGTCTCGGATCGCAGCACCGTCTGGTTCCGCGTGCCCTGCCCCGAGGTTATGACGCCCGAATTCATCGCCACCCTGCAACGTGCGCTGAAGGCGCGCGGCCTATATCTACTGCCGCTGACCGGAGTGACAGACGCGCCGACCCGCAAGGCGCTGCGAAGCTGGCAGCAAAGCCGGGGGCTCGATTCGGATCACCTTTCGCTCGCGGCCGCGCGCGAGCTGGGACTTGTGGTCGGGGATTTCTGA